TTCACAATAATAAATTTACTAAATAATATGACAATCTTCTTATTAGACTTAAATACCCAAATTTTATCCAGTATAAATCCATTTATAATTCCAAGAAAATATGCTATAACATTTGATATCATATAATTAACACCAATTTGTATGAGAATATTATAAATAAGTAATGTTATTAATGTATTTATTGTTCCTGAAATAGCATATTTTATAAATTTTTCTTTTTTTAATAATAACTCCAATATCATAGCTATCTCCATAGTTTATAATATTATTATAAAAATATTATACGAACCTTAATAATTACTTAAAATTAAATGTTTAATATAACTATAATATTATAACTAAATACAAAAAATAGGAACCACTAAAATAAGTTTTATTATTTTAGGCTTTCCTATTTTTTTGAAAATATTCCTGTGAATTTAAATGTCTTAAAAATTTATATTTTTATTAGGAGGTAGTTTTATCATACTGATTTTATATCTTATGTTTTGTTATTGTATTATTTATCTTTAAAAATATGAAATATTATTAATGCCGTATATATTAAACGTTTTGATATTTATAATAAATATTATTGAATAATATACATTAAATATAAAGCTGCAACTACAACTAATATAATGCCTATAGTACTTAAAAATTTTTTCATAAAAATTCCCCCTTAAAATATGCATTTTATTATATTTCAATGTAACATTAATTACTTATGGTTACAGGTAATAACCTAGTTTTGTACATAAAAAGCAATTCTACCTCCTAAAATATTCAATAAATTCAATGTAAAAAGGGCATAAAAGATAATTAATACCTATATCAAAGGGTATAGTGTAATATATCTATAATTTATAATTACGTGTAAAAATACAAAATAATTACTTTATGATGCAGACTTAAAATCTAAACTATAAAAAATTTTAAATAAATAGTTCATAGTTATAAATATAAAAGATTGTTGTGCTTGAAATCCTCTTATTTCTAATGTAGCATAAAATATGTATGGTGATAAGTCGATTATTTTAATTAATTTAATCTGTTTTTACGATTGGATGTGATTTAATGGATATTAAACAACTTCAAACATTTATTACTGTTGCTAAATTATTAAATTTCAGAGAAGCTGGAGAAGAACTTAATTACTCTCAATCCTCTGTTTCTGATCATATACGTAATTTAGAAAAAGAACTTGGTACAAAACTTTTTGAACGTCTTGGAAAAAAAGTGTTTCTAAATGAAAGTGGGAAAAAATTAATTTCTTTAGCTGAAAAAATGATTCAAGATGAAAAGGAAATTCAAGGGCTATTTAACAAAAATGAAAAAATTTCTGGATTACTTAGAATAGGAGCTGCTGAAACCCTTTCCGTTTTCTGGCTTCCTCCTATACTCAAGGAATATCGTATTATATATCCAGATGTTAAAGTAACACTTAGGATGGCCGATTGTGCTGAATTTCCTAAAATGTTATCTCATAATATGATTGATGTGGCTTTTAGTCTCCATGATCAATCACAGCATGAATATATTTCCCAAATTAATATTTTTAAAGATTCTACAGTTTTTATTGCAGCACCTGATCATCCCCTTGTTAATTTAAAGAGAATAAAGATACATGAACTTGAGAACCATTCTTTTATTCTTCCAGAAGCTGAATGCTGCTATCGTGTGGAATTAGAAGAATTATTAAAAGAACATAGCATAAAAATAGATACCATTATGGAACTTAGTAGTTTAGAGGCTATAAAACAATGTGTAAAAATAGGACTTGGAATTTCTCTGTTACCTAAAATTGCAGTTCAAAGGGAAATTAATAAAGGTGAACTTGCCATTTTGACCATAGAAAATTGTGATATTTCCATATGTGCTAAAATGATATATCATAAACAAAAGTGGATATCTCCCCCTTTAAATGCTTTAAAAAATATGATATGTACAAATAATAAAGAGGAGGAACATAAAATATCATAAAAATCTACTGTATATTTTTTAGTTATTCATTATTTATGACAGAAATAAAAAATAAGCACCTGGAATTAAATCAAATGCTTATTTTTTTCTCTAAGTTTTTACCTTAGGACAAGTACTATTATATATGTAAAATAATAGTAAAT
This genomic interval from Clostridium kluyveri contains the following:
- a CDS encoding LysR family transcriptional regulator translates to MDIKQLQTFITVAKLLNFREAGEELNYSQSSVSDHIRNLEKELGTKLFERLGKKVFLNESGKKLISLAEKMIQDEKEIQGLFNKNEKISGLLRIGAAETLSVFWLPPILKEYRIIYPDVKVTLRMADCAEFPKMLSHNMIDVAFSLHDQSQHEYISQINIFKDSTVFIAAPDHPLVNLKRIKIHELENHSFILPEAECCYRVELEELLKEHSIKIDTIMELSSLEAIKQCVKIGLGISLLPKIAVQREINKGELAILTIENCDISICAKMIYHKQKWISPPLNALKNMICTNNKEEEHKIS
- a CDS encoding GtrA family protein encodes the protein MEIAMILELLLKKEKFIKYAISGTINTLITLLIYNILIQIGVNYMISNVIAYFLGIINGFILDKIWVFKSNKKIVILFSKFIIVNIISLLFNSIILFTLVNNIGLDSVLSQLISTISTGMFNYIMNKVWTFS